The Myxococcota bacterium DNA segment GCTCGGCGCTGGGCGCGAACGCGAGCAGCGGCACAGAGAGCGCCTCGGCGCCGCGCCGGCGCAGCTCGAGCGCGAGCTCGCCGGCCTGCGCGGCGCCGCGCGGCGCGAGCACGCGCCGGCCGAACAGCGGGAGTGACTCGTACCAGGCGATGTGCTGGCGGAACTCGACCGCGCGCCCGATCACGATCACCGTCGGCGCGGCCAGGCCGACCGCGCTCACCCGGGCCGCGAGCTCGTCGAGCCGGGCCGTGACCACGCGCTGCTGCGGGGTGGTGCCGCGCGCGATCGCCGCGGCCGGCGTCGCCGGGTCGCGCCCGCCCGCGATCACGCGCGCGCAGATGTCGTCGAGCCAGGCGGTGCCCATGAGAATCACGAGTGTCTCGGCGCTGCGCGCGAGGCCCTCCCAGTCGATCCGGTGGTCGTGCTCCTCCTTGCCGCGGTGACCGGTCACGACCGCGACCGACGACGACAGCCGGCGGTCGGTCACCGGGATGCCCGCGTAGGCCGGCACGGCCAGCGCCGCGCTGATGCCGGGCACGACCTCGAACGGCACGCCGGCGGCGCGCAGCCGCGAGGCCTCCTCGCCGCCGCGCCCGAACACGAACGGGTCACCGCCCTTGAGACGCACCACGCGCTTGCCCTGGCGCGCCTTCTCGATCATGAGGTCGGCGATCTTGTCCTGCGCCACGCCCTTCGAGCCGTCGCCGCGCTTGCCCACGTCGATGCGCTCGCAGGCGGGGTTCGCGAGCTCGAGCACGGCGGGGTCGATCAGCGCGTCGTACAGCAGCACCTCGGCGCGCTCCAGCTCGCGCAGCGCGCGCACGGTCAAGAGGTCCGGGTCACCCGGACCTGCGCCCACGAGCAGGACG contains these protein-coding regions:
- the cobA gene encoding uroporphyrinogen-III C-methyltransferase, with the translated sequence MSGCVLLVGAGPGDPDLLTVRALRELERAEVLLYDALIDPAVLELANPACERIDVGKRGDGSKGVAQDKIADLMIEKARQGKRVVRLKGGDPFVFGRGGEEASRLRAAGVPFEVVPGISAALAVPAYAGIPVTDRRLSSSVAVVTGHRGKEEHDHRIDWEGLARSAETLVILMGTAWLDDICARVIAGGRDPATPAAAIARGTTPQQRVVTARLDELAARVSAVGLAAPTVIVIGRAVEFRQHIAWYESLPLFGRRVLAPRGAAQAGELALELRRRGAEALSVPLLAFAPSAEPEALRESLAGAAQADWIVFTSANAVRFARPLLGALGRARVACIGAATARAAAEAGLPVAVCPDAEGSPEALAAELARVSDLAGATVLFPRAARAREALAEELTRRGARVVAPEAYRTLVPEGAERALRAALAGGIDAVALTSPSTVEHLFGLLTPREASELAARARFACIGPTTAAALRTARPEIRFEVAARPAMAALVEALERACSEETYGLS